ATCGGCAGAGCGTTTATATAGACGTCCTGAAAAACAAACGGTTTACTTCTCCGCCTGAATACTTCAAATGAGAGTAATCGATAGATTCTATCCATTTATTAACTTGGACGAATGCGATTTAAAATGGTAAATGattcaaagaatttgaaagtgtcaatgtattattttcgatccgttgaaataattaaagaaacaatgtTCTTGCTAGTTAGCTTCTATTCCTTCCAATTGATACAgataacttatatatttatttcaacaattttatatttctccaCGCCAAGctaatgaaatagaattaataactaaaggaaacataatttatatattttctagctatcatttacattttaatctcAAAAAATAGTAGATACATAGCGCGACTTAACATAAACttaacttaaatatttaaacaaaaatttaaatttcctgCATCATTGTTCAAGATGCTCTACTGCTTTTGAACgctatgaaattttaaaagaaaattataattaataatacgatTGTTCGAATGTCAATCGTTAGGAGAACGTaacgaaattcatttattccgTGATGATACATTGTCGCCAGCacgaagacatttttattattatttatgaaacaattttgtaaatgtagACATATTGTACGACTACTTACGCAATCCATACGTTGGCCCAACCTCCTGTGGAACACTTGCCGCGGATGCGTAGGCAACGATAATGCAAAGAACACCGAAGAACTTCATATTCTGTAACGTGAAAATGTCACTTGTCACTAAAAATGCCTTGGATTGCTTCGAGAACAAATGAAGCTTGCACAATGCAAGaacttatttatatagatatgCATACTTAACCGCATCAGTGAAAATGCATTGTTTTGATTATTTCCCACTTCCGGACCGCGGCATTTCCTGGAAAAGGAAGAACTTCGGTCAGCGATATTGCAATATGCAGTTTTAATGGCTTTCAAGAGAGGGAGGTcctaaaatcattaaaatttcattaaaacctTAAAAACCGTGATTTCGAATATTAGCTATGAAATGTACTTATttggaaaaacaatttcactaaTCAGTCatcaatatataaatgttggcatacagtaaatataaaagttcgTTCTCGTATCGAGATTATTATTAGCGACAAAGAATCTACCTAAAGCGTACGgtcttaattcaatttatttaacaaaatttaattttccgaaaTTGTCAGCTTGACTTTATAATTGCAACTTCAATGAATtgataaaattctttgaattaaaataacatgaTAAAAATCGGATTAATTTAAACTATTcctgtattaattaataatataagcaTTCGTTTACTGTACATTAACATGTTTTCTTCGCTAAAtaggtatttttattacatccTATAAAACAATTACCTATATTGATCCATTGTAATGCGAAATTCGTACCGCAGATGCAGATGCGATGATATTTAATACCTGATCCACCAAACTTCTGGGAAACTGGAGGTTTTTTGGTATTTTGTCATGGTCAGAAGTGACGCGGCAAGATTGCGATTCAAATCTTCGCTTtatcattgcaaaattttctaaaaagaatATCTAAAAATCTTCGATGTAtacaattcaatattctaatgataaaattaatcgtatttcagtaattcttcattttccaGTTAGTCCAATCAAGTTTATAATAGCCAATAAAGTAAAGTACAGTGTAAGCTTTATTGTATTTGCGTTGATTGTGACAAAATGCTTGTTACATTGGAAAATTATCCGGTTAATAGGTCAATTGGGGTCTCATCAGGTACTTGTTTAATCTTATATAGGTTGTCCGATAGAAACATGCGGTTATACAACTAACACATTATTTGGTAACATTTGTTATACATAAATTGATACGCGTCACTTGAAAGTATCATCGTCAAAACATCGACTGCAACGTTttctataaacaattttattctataaacatttttccaacaaAGGTCTTAAATtcgagataaaattttattcctgcAATTCAAGATTGATATTCATTTATCGGTTTTACATTTCAACAATAACACTTCcgtttcaatttcgatttttcaagtcgaatttaagaaattcgCTGTAAATACAGAATTAAAGTGAACACGGTTCTCTTGTCACggttcttttctattttatagcagttaagtaattcaattaataaaactgaaagTAGTGGGATAAAATTTATCACCAAAATTTATCACTTATTAAAtcatatatgtgtatatatattgtataaaacaatataattcattattgttactatttcatctatattattaatttgtatcgTGGAATAATGATATTGGAAGTAGTAGacttaagaaaataaaatttatttttattttaagtaatgtTTGACTACATGTGATTTAATAGTTATGTACATTAGTACGTGCATATCACATATCCAGAcgcttatatatatatgtaaatacttatatgtatgtacatgtcACATATTGTAGCTAATTCTAGAATCTGTAAGTAATTCTTGTAAGAAAAATGGCGGCTCCTCCTGCCGCGAACGTGACCCATCCACCTAATTTGCGCATCGCCCCATTACTGGTTATGTTGAAAATCTTGTCTACTGTGTGCGAGAACTCATCTAGGTTGACTATGCCTGGAGGTTTATCTTTGTCCACAAAATTAGCAGGTCCGTGAGCGTCGGCGGTAAAATTGGCAGCATGTTCTTGCGAATGACCTGAAAACAAAGTTCTCCGTTTACTTTTCCGCatattacaacaataataattgaatgcaATCCATCCAGTGTTTCAACGATCTTCAATCTTTCTATgccataaaaatttaataacgtcaaTCGAATCGTTTCTTCtgattataagaataaaatgtgtcttataattataaaataatataggaaAATAACAGGCATTGTTGTAATCCtacattttaacattatttcaatGGAAGATGTCAAACTATAGcttttcgtaatatttatttaataccattttgccaaaatcaattgttaatatgttttattcacTGGAAAGGCattgttgtttttaaattacggTAAACATTTACGAGCAAAGGGCTACTTACTTTTCGTTACGTCAGAGATTGCATTGGATATGTAAACAGTGATAGAGAAGATGCAAACACTAAAGATGCAAACAGCGTAAAACCTCATGGTTAATAAAGTTTTGTTTGCCGCTGACAGTgcttagaatttatttgacaacGAATGACGCGCGCACGGTAAGGAAAGTTCTTTATATACCTAACCGGATGCGGATATTTCGCTGTTTTATCGTGGTTAGACGTAACGCGGCGATATAACCGTTGAAAACCTTAAGTTATATtcaacattaatatataatatatataaaaatattatttccgaaccaatattctattaatcaattaatcgtATCTCAGTAATGTCCTATTTTcctcttaataaaataaacttgcACTTTATTTCTGTTGCATTGCTTAGgaagatttgttataaataaactgaCACATGTAacttgaaattgttaacacaAACCTCGTCGAACGCGGATCGTTCTATTcgcaatttcattcgatggCCCTTCTCTCAATAAAGGTCGCAAGCtttaagataaattattactgttattgtaAATCGATATTCAATTATCGAATTTACATTTTGACAATTACACGTTCATTTAAGTATCGATGTTCGAGTCGAATTCCAGAAGTTAAATGTAAACGCGGATTCGATCTGCACGTTGTTCTGTCGCGACACAAATGAACCGGAACAAATAAGATCAGAAATTGGAATTCCGTACATTCTGGCGAGATTGCGTTACAAATGCCCGCGCCAAACGTATACCATCAATCAACGCAGAATCGTTTTCAGCAACTTACCCATTGATACCAAGCGAATGTTTATGGCACGcgatacattatttatttaacacatttgtattttaaactTCTCGAGATTTCGCAGACACCCATGGGGAACAATTGAACAAACTTCTTCATTCAAGCACACGCTATAACAagtgtttttataatattactgaacttaataatattaacgattattaatgacaataatatgCGTTAACAACATTGCGTTTCTAGCGTTAACTTTCACGTAAACACGGGAGGAATAATTTGCTGTACGAAATTTGCGCGACGAATCTATCGAGATAACCTGATTGCTGTTATCTTAATAATTGCGTTTCCGTCCGCAGGATACAGTTTTTGAGGCGAAATGAGGCGACAATCAAACAGCGCTTGCCTAAGCGCAGGAAGCAGCATTGGTGAACCGCAAATCATTGTGGAGGAAAGCGCCCAAGGTGACGAGGAGGATGATCGGCACAGGAACGAATCGCCGCCGCGATCTCTAGATCCAGATTTGCCATCGTTGAATCCAGATCTGTTATATCCATGGAGGGAAACCAGAAAGCACTCTTTGCCGACGCCGCAATGCACTTCCGGGATAACCGCATCCCAGGTACTGTCTAATCTTTTCCTCGCTACATTTACATCAACCGATAATACACAATCAAAATGAACGCGCGAACTTAGTAACTGATTTATAGGTCGACGCGAATCCGTCAAATACCGAATTCTgtgttaaaatttcattaaatatattacagtagaCTCTAGCATTACCAAATTTACCAAAAAAGATTAGTTCTATGATTAGACGATAGTTCTATGACTAATGTAGAACAAATTTACGAAATCAACAATTTGTCTTTTCTCAATAAGCGAGAGCGATGGATgtaacagcaacaaatcgtcgtgaaataaaataaaatataaaaacgctacgaacttattcccaaACACGATATAACGATTGAACATAGAACCATCGAGATCGCTACTAAAATCTGTTCGTgcttcttaaccctttgcactcgaagccatattaattgtaaacctgaaataatttttattattaataaattttattattaactcttGTTAttcgtaccaacagtttcatgctcaacaatttttctaaaacgaaAACTTCGTTGGTATAAACATTTTAGAAGGTGACGGAATAATTtaagcggtgcctcagagtcgagtgcaaagggttaaagttacAATTGCCGATACAAATGGGCttcatcaattattaattcgtaCGAACAGGTGAGGCGATTGAGCGAGCGCGGCGGCGAAGGATCAGGACTATCGCCGAGGGAAGCCGCCTTCCTGTCAACTCTATCTCAAGCTCCAGTTCCGCAGGCAGGCGGCAGAAGGCATTCCGTCGTAACAATCTCTAAATTGCCGACGACTCCATTTGGACGTAATCGCCGGGAATCTATCGCCGCTTTGCCTCTAGGAGGAGCTACCAGAATATTACCCAGCCGCCGCGACTCGAAATCTGGTTTGTCCGGCCCGCCGAGCAACAGCGGCAGCACTCATAATCTTCAGCTGGACATCATGGACAATATTACGGAAATTAAACTGAGAAAGGTGAGAACTGTGCACGATTGCGTTGCAATTAACGGATCTCTGGGTCGGCGGGATTCGCCACCGCGAGAATAATCCGGTGTCGATGGTACAGGTTCTTACATTTCTCTTGAACAGGCATCGAGGAGAAAAACTGGTTTGTTTATCGGTCCGTGAAACAATTGGAAAATCACACGTTATTTTCCccaattattttcgtttcatttgcgAACCATTGAAGCATTCTCTTCGGATTGGCGATAATTGCCAATTTTTAATGTCGATCTGGAAATGTTCTAGCTcggctgaaaataaattgatatgtAATAACATGCGCAACGAACGAATTGAAagagttatttataaaatacgatacGGAATAAtccgtttattatttttgctcGAATCGTTCTTTACTTtcctataattaattatccctCTTATCGAATGGTTGAAGATCTAtgttgaagaaatatttgcttaaaaagaaataagagaCACCTGatgtacgaaatattttaaattatcctGAAAAATGTCAAATTACTAGATAAGACATCTTTCTCTAAAGACAGCAATGCAAGTCTCAACGAAAAAAAACTTAACTATGTGAAACAATGGAAAGCCCAATATGAAAGTAAACAATTGTTTTCAGGTTCGCTGTAAAATGTACAAAACGTCGACGGAGCAGGTGTGCGAATTTCAGCCGTTGGAAGGCAACAGTTCCTCTCAGCGGTACACGCAATACCAGAAAACTTCGCCGCTGCAAAGACGGAACTCAGAAATGCCACGAACCATGGGCGCTTCCGGTTCCGGAACAGCCGGCATCGTCTGTTCGAACACCGATCTGATATCGATCTTGAGCTCGTTGGCAACATCGGCGACCGAGATCAATCGGTGCGGCGAGGAAGCGTCGAGCTTGCGGGAGGAGAGCAAGTCGAGTTGGTCCGGGAAGACGACCGAGCAGAAGCGAAATCGACTGAAAAGCTTCCGCTCGAACAGCTTCGACGTGTCCATTCTTCACGAGGCCAAGGAGAAGCTGGCCGACACCTCGAAAGCGGCCGCCACCACCATCATGGCGCCCTCGAATTGGTTCACTAAGAGGCATCAGCCAATGTCGAAAAAACAGAAACCGGAGAGCCTTATCACGGCCAGTTTGAACTTCAAGCTCGATAAATCGAAGGTTGTGAAAGCGGTGAAGGAAACGCTCGGGAAAAGCCTGCCGCTGGGGGATATCAGACACAAAGTTGTCTGGGATGACACCAGCGGTACTAAAGTAGATGCTCAGGTTGGTAAACAGCTTTGTTCCTCACTCGATATACTGAACGATAAATCGCGATTAAAATACGGATTCTATGGGATCATGCGCGGCGCGTACAGCCatgaacaaatatatttgtggACACTTTATTTATGGGAccaacttttttcaaattccaCCAAAcgaattgtattttttgaGAAGGGCTAGCTTATTGAATAATATGACAAAGAATTTTTGCGGAAAAAAAGCaattgaacgaaattataaaaagaaatttaaaagatcacattattattgttatctgaACGAAAAGATAACTGTGTTAACTGTAAAAATCGAAGCATGACCTGCAAAGTCATGAACTTGATTTgagaaaagttaaataaaaaattgaaattaattcatccttttttcaaattaaattcacttaTTTGTgttgtaatgaaatatatactacaataattttaaaaacagatTGAAACTTGTATTactttatacataaatatataagtccatattaaattcgataattaaataaagaacggTCAATTGAGATTTGTGGAAGGTTTAATTTTACTTGTAAAAGAATTGTATACTTTAGacttaaatttcaaataaatacaatcttattataaaaagtcGGATACACTATtagtacaaataataattttggcaTAGAATTAGTAATGGCTTAAAATAGAAAGTTGGTTTTCAGGTGTTAGGCACCGCCATCGAGAAGATACTGACCGCCCAAAAAGGAAATGACAGCGAAGCATCCGGATCATCATCTGGGAAACCGTCGGTATCGCCGAACAAACAGAAAACCAGCAAAGTGACCAGTTGGTTCTCCGGCAATGCAAAGGAGCAAGAGCAAACCGAGTCCTGCGAGCAATCAATCTGTTCGTCCCTAAAAGATCTCTTCGTTAAGTAATCCGCAACtacatttcttaataatttattcaaagacTAACACGACCTAATTACTAATCTATTCAACCATTAATCCTAATTTATcgtattgtaaataattattttatccgcAGAAGGTTAAATGAGAACTCATATCAGttacgtatataataattatcagtCTGAATTTGTTCATTACAGTCTACAGGGTAACTCAAAAGTAAGGTCTAATGAACGTGGGTCCTAATAATGATTTGTCATGTCTTTACGGGTTTTCGAATTCATGATCATGTGTATTGTCATcgtttaaaaaaggaaaaacttgATCGATCAaccagagaaagaaaaaaaaatattatacgtattTCGTGTGTGTTTTTTCGTGGAAATAGAATCCAAagttcaaagaaaatttcaaatttgtgATCCAAGTACTCGTTTTCTCTCTGACACGTACTATTTGGTAAGTGGCAAATGTAAAATCAGAGTTAAATAAGTGCGAAAGAAAAGATTAAATGGCAGCCAGAAAATTTACCTATTTCATCAGGTCATTTCATGGATGgcatattatttcaaatcaatAAAAACATCGCacaaagaaacaataaattttcgccgctgtaaataaatttaccgGCAACATGACTATTAGTTTTAACCATCATGAAACGTATCAAGTAACACAATATTTTTGgttctttaataattcttcgcAGATCTTTTGAATCCCTAATActccatttttaattatattagccATTTTCAGACAATAATGTTGTGCATATATCCTGCAAAAATCTgaacaataacaaatttttatagtaacaatGATATGCTGAATTTCAACTCCATTAttatgtttttctattttttcaacacttataaacaataataaattattaagtgcAGTACACCCAATGCTGAAATAACAAATGCAAatgttcaaatttattaatacagacAGCAAAATCTGAACGTTTTGAATAGTcgtaattatcatttttttaataacaattaattttaatagcatCAAACGGGTGACCTGATGAATATAGACAGTCAATGGGTGTAGcttttaatacataaatgtattgtcacataaataaatgttgttaCACGCGAAATGCCGTTTTTCATATGACCTAAAGagatacataatattttaaaatcttgTCTcaacaattgattttttaagaCAACTGATCTTTCGtcagtttaatataaaatggtacAATGGAACGAGagtaagtatttatatttcctgTTACAAATTTTGCAGTCGGCATTTCAGTGTGTAACAACGTATGAAACTTTGAACCTGAAGTTTCGAAGTATAATTAAACGATGTCGTACAATAAATGTTGTATGGTGTTCTGTGAAACAAAATCTCTTttttatgaagaaataaaattcaaaatggaaatattatcattgttgAAAAGACTAAAAGTAATCGTAATGACAATTTAACGACAATCCGTCAAAATTAGATCAGTCAGTATGATGGTTTTTATCATACTTcgatattcataaaaatgaaatactcGACGTTGATAATATCATTGTTGTATCAAAAGAATACTCAACGTTACTAGAACAAATATTATACGTGTATTTATTTGCCTTTGCTGGACAAAGGCTcgtcaaaataattgtaatatattatatgaatgcATATATACAGATATTGTGTGTATAAGAATTGAcgtatacttttaataatgatGCGCTAacttaatttgtatagttgaattagagaaaaaaaaactgtcgTGTAGATCGTCAGAATGTAagtaatgtttatttttccTCAAGATAtccttaaaatattctacaaaatgAACAAGTGCAAATAATTATGGCAATTTTATGGATATACGACatgttgaaaagaaaaatggacaTACTAAATAtacatgtttcattaaaaattactgttaCCCTATGCGTGTTGtcatttatacaatataacattGATGAAGAAAGATCATTTCTACGTCTATGGAATGatgctgaaataaataatcaattgaGAACAATCAAAGGTCATAATAAATCGTaagatatgaaataaatttttatttttgaatttggtataagaaaatattttagcaattaGTTACACTAAATTGCATaatcatattaaatacataacttattatttaaaatcattcaaaATCATAATTTTGCTGTACACCATACGTAAATATCTATACAATACCTACAGCTATGCTTACAACTATCGTgacatttctttataattttgttgagtTACCAATATGAATTTTGTGAGCCATTCACCATTGCAATTAATGCTCTTGTGTGAAGCCCtgtcaaaaattttataatcactgtattatactatactatagtaatacagtaataaatattattactgtattactatattatactatattaaattacatatttaatcctttgtgATCCAATCTCTGCATATTAAAAACTTGCTCAAGACTTAAGAATCATAGGTGTTTCAGTTTCAACTTCAactaaatttatagaaataaatgtatataattctTCAAACATAAGATTCATATTTTATGCACATACTATGAGAAATAAAACAGACAAGAGATAATATTGaaccacaaagggttaaaccttGTATAAAGTAggcaacaaaaataaagatttcaataaaatacttcCAACAgtttgtagaaataaattcaaacatACCTGGGTAAACCTGCTGCTATAAATGTAGCCCAACTTTCAACAGAATCTAGGTAAGTAAACAGAAGTTTCTATACAGCATTTGTATTTGCCATATTTCTATATAGAAATACTGCTTTTTTGTAAGTAACTGTATCCAGTATTTTACATCAtctggaattaaaaattagatacaTTCAATTAagtgtttttaaaatgataataagacaatttttaaatggggaaatattgttcttttacaTTAGTAGTGCAAAAtacgataatataattgtaatccAAGATTTCAAGATACAAAAACACCACCACCAAGTActgacattatttattatgaaaggaatggataaaaatgttgacaaatatcttttatttcattatttaaaactcCATCCAAAATATAATACGTACCacgataattgaaaattgcttCATAAAGCTTAGCAACGGCACTTTTAACGTCACTCTTAATTAGGTAAAAGTATGCTGTTTAATTTGCAA
This sequence is a window from Augochlora pura isolate Apur16 chromosome 9, APUR_v2.2.1, whole genome shotgun sequence. Protein-coding genes within it:
- the LOC144475006 gene encoding uncharacterized protein LOC144475006, whose translation is MRFYAVCIFSVCIFSITVYISNAISDVTKSHSQEHAANFTADAHGPANFVDKDKPPGIVNLDEFSHTVDKIFNITSNGAMRKLGGWVTFAAGGAAIFLTRITYRF
- the LOC144475122 gene encoding uncharacterized protein LOC144475122 isoform X1 — translated: MRRQSNSACLSAGSSIGEPQIIVEESAQGDEEDDRHRNESPPRSLDPDLPSLNPDLLYPWRETRKHSLPTPQCTSGITASQVRRLSERGGEGSGLSPREAAFLSTLSQAPVPQAGGRRHSVVTISKLPTTPFGRNRRESIAALPLGGATRILPSRRDSKSGLSGPPSNSGSTHNLQLDIMDNITEIKLRKVRCKMYKTSTEQVCEFQPLEGNSSSQRYTQYQKTSPLQRRNSEMPRTMGASGSGTAGIVCSNTDLISILSSLATSATEINRCGEEASSLREESKSSWSGKTTEQKRNRLKSFRSNSFDVSILHEAKEKLADTSKAAATTIMAPSNWFTKRHQPMSKKQKPESLITASLNFKLDKSKVVKAVKETLGKSLPLGDIRHKVVWDDTSGTKVDAQKVGFQVLGTAIEKILTAQKGNDSEASGSSSGKPSVSPNKQKTSKVTSWFSGNAKEQEQTESCEQSICSSLKDLFVK
- the LOC144475122 gene encoding uncharacterized protein LOC144475122 isoform X2, whose translation is MRRQSNSACLSAGSSIGEPQIIVEESAQGDEEDDRHRNESPPRSLDPDLPSLNPDLLYPWRETRKHSLPTPQCTSGITASQVRRLSERGGEGSGLSPREAAFLSTLSQAPVPQAGGRRHSVVTISKLPTTPFGRNRRESIAALPLGGATRILPSRRDSKSGLSGPPSNSGSTHNLQLDIMDNITEIKLRKVRCKMYKTSTEQVCEFQPLEGNSSSQRYTQYQKTSPLQRRNSEMPRTMGASGSGTAGIVCSNTDLISILSSLATSATEINRCGEEASSLREESKSSWSGKTTEQKRNRLKSFRSNSFDVSILHEAKEKLADTSKAAATTIMAPSNWFTKRHQPMSKKQKPESLITASLNFKLDKSKVVKAVKETLGKSLPLGDIRHKVVWDDTSGTKVDAQVLGTAIEKILTAQKGNDSEASGSSSGKPSVSPNKQKTSKVTSWFSGNAKEQEQTESCEQSICSSLKDLFVK